One Cardiocondyla obscurior isolate alpha-2009 linkage group LG02, Cobs3.1, whole genome shotgun sequence genomic window, CGACGCGTATTGTTCACGGAGGAAAGGGCCCCTCGAAGCcgactaattattttattagttgcGATCCTCTCCAGCTTTCAGCTCTTAACGAATATTaaccaaaattaattacgcaaatGGTTTAATTCGCTCATCTCGCTTGGCAACGTGTGTTCTCTGCAAGTATAAACACTGGATAAACACTGAAATTCAAATTCAGGTTTTTAACTAGTTTGCAGATGTGCAAATTGCATAATACCgcgaaagtattttaattttaattataatttatgtttaacaaattatttaaatttcttttcggcCGAAgcatttaattatcgcgaacgtACATATATGTCTCATTGTTAGTAGCGTTGTTGTTTCGAATTGAAGTTATTTAACGAAAGACTTCGAGTTTATGCAAGCTTCAACGGAAAGTAGATTTACTGCTCAATCACATCGGGCAAAAAGCTCGGCGTTGGTACGTGCCACCGGTGCAACCGTTTGGCGTCTACGAATGTTTACGTTCACAAAATCTCGGAGAGGAGCGCAGCGATATTTTGCCGAAAATGATCGTATCGCCGTGTCGCGGGATTATTGAGAAAGAAGTACGATTCACCGGGCGCACTTTCTAGATGAGAAAAATCACCCCCGACGCAgcagttttataaatttaatcccGTTATTGTTTCCACATTCTCCTTCCGTTGTCAGTTGTTAAAGTCGCGCTGCTTCGGTACCCGTGCATAACTCTTACAGCCACATGCATTACACCCCGCCGCCTATTCATCGTCGGTATCAGATGCACCGAGGAGCCGCTACCGCAATACTTGCAGCTAGACGCCGGAAGTGTATACCTATATGCGAACGCAGTTGCCGACGCCGGCCGACCGACTTGTCCCGCAATTACTTGCACGGAAACTCGCGAAAGCGGGTCGAAGAACGAAGAAGTCGGCTCTAGCATATTGTTCGTGCAAGCAAAGGAGTCAAAAGTCACTGCCATTTAGTCCACATGTAACGGCGATACATTGCCAGATGTTGTCCGACATCTCCGTAATTTCTTCTGGATATTATCTTAATAACGAATCGTGCGAGaggacgtttttttttttaatttatagacgCTCTGCAACGTAATCAGAAaaagcataaaataaaataagggTTCTCGTGGTTCGCGAATAACTTCgctttacgttttaattaacctCTGCTTTTCAGTTTTCCCcgcgaaattaattccaaACGTGTTTATCGCGGAAAATGTTTACCGCATTCAGACGCGCGAGTTGACGCAGATgcgttcgaaataaaatttcaatattcaCGCGCGCGAAAGGCGGGACACATTCATTTTCCGCTTAACGCTCGGCGGAACGACGGTAACGGTTAAAACGTTCGCCCAAAACCATCCTAATAATTCAGCCAACACCGTTTGCAATCCTCTCGCGCACATAAATTTCCCTCGTCGTCGCCATTAGCGCGCGATTTCGCTATTCACCGGCGATCCGGCTTCGACCGCTAAGTCTTCGTCCGACAAGAACCTTCTctcagaaaaaaagaaaaaaaaaaagaaaaaaaaaataaggtgGATGTTAGAGCGTCTCGTtctttttgattaaaaaaaaccttatgcgtgcttattatttttatttcacgagaAATAATTCGTCGATTTTAATCGACGGCGCCTTCGATTTAATCGACAGACGCGACGACGCTCGTTACTCCTCTGAATTCATTCAACGGGACGTCGACGGCACTCGTGCCAAGGCCACTCCCGAAGGACGACGAAATTGCTTCCGCTCTTTATTCGAGACCAAGGCCCGCGATATTCGTGTTGGAGCTAGCGAGGAAACGGCGTCCGGGGGGATGATGCGccgcgtatatgtataacacgGTCGCGAATTGCGCCAGGCGTGCCCTTTTTCCGTGCCGCGGCGCACCCGCGGCTCGCGATCGATTGAAAACTATTCCGGCGATTACCCTCCGAGATGTACGCCGAAGGGAACTCACCGagggggaaaagagagaggaagggtACGCTGCAAATTTCTCATCCGTTGTTGATTACGGTTCTTTTCCATGAGTTTgctaacataatttttttctttttttttttttaaagctaacGATCTCCTTTGCTTGACACTCGAGCCGTTATTCGACGAAATTATCTCTTTATGAAAATACGATTCGGGTTATTAACCTAGAATTCTATTCCGTGCCACTTGCCCGCGCTCCTTAATTCGTTCGATATCCGTCGATCGCCGCCGAATCGCACTAATCGACTCGGTGGAGCACGAGCTGATAGGAAGTGAAAAGCGAGTTATCTTCCAagcgtttatttttttcttttttacgctCGTCGGCCGGCGAGCGTAGAGACGGTCGAGCGGTGCTCTGAATAGGAATGTTTCATTTATGCATCGCGACAAAAGCGATGGAGGCCGTGTATCGAGAAATGTATATGTGCCGACGCACGAGTAATAGAATGAGGGTCGCAATAATGCAAGGAGAGGAATGGGGTCGGATCGATCATTGATTCTGACGTGGTGGTGGAGGAACCTGGCGGTGGCGGCCGTTCGATTTCCAGAGGGCTGTCGATCTCCGTTGTTTGCCCAGTACCATTTGTATTCCATTGAGAGTGTCGGAGGTGGTCGGCGTATTGGTCTTATTGTTCCATGTAATTCATCgcgtttgtaaaaatattgacgGCACGTCTATAGCGTACCTCCACGTTCATTGGGGTCGCGGATTGTAAACACATGAATCTCGAGAGCTTccccacttttttttttttttttgttaaattattacacgaAACTGGATCGCGCACGGTCGATATTACGACACGTCGAATATGCACGTCTTGTCGAAaccttatattttttaacaggtTTTATATAGTGccagtgaatatttttttaatattaaattaattaatagtcgaCGTTGACATATATACAGATTTTAgtttgtacaattaaatttttgctcGCTTAAATATGTTGAAAAATTAGGTCGAAGGAGCAACCATTGTCGGAGCGAATTAAGCTCgctgtgtatgtatgtactcgataaaatatttcatcgtGAAATTATAACGaggctttaaaaaaatagacacGCCAATAGATCCTAATTGTAGCGAATCGACCGAAATTGAACGGGGTATTAAAACCTACGCGTGGGAATCAAATAATCGATCGattagttaaattttaaaaaagccCGAAACGTGTCTCCTCGTAAAATGAAGTACGTTTTCAATGTTTCATCGATCGTGGTTATTGCCGTTTAAGTTCGCTGAAAGCATGCGTTAAATTCCCCGCGGAGGAGTTAAGCGGAATTTTCCGCGAATTATAGGTAGACTTCGGATTACGATATAAAATTCATGTAAAGATAGATAGCCCGCTAgacgatttattattattatttttatttattttttattaaatatgtttgGACTGAAGCTTTACTTgattctttcaattttaatattacaacaaCAAAAAGCAAccaaaaaattcaaaaattaataaaaagtaaatacaaaataaattggtggaaaaataaagttttattttttgagaaaaaaatattaaaaaaaaaaattaaaaaattgttttcgtaTTACGTATTCCGATTCGAATCGATTTACTATCTGTCACCCGGGAACGACAATTCTCGCCACAATTCGCGAAACTATGTATAAGCTCCTTGTTCGTATCGCTACCTCACCTGTATACCCATCGACAGTTCCTCAAAGAAAATGGAATatgacgacggcgacggcggcaagCGACGGTTCGTGCGAAtcaatcgaatcgtttcacgTCGAATCTCGTTCGGTTCGTCTTTTGTCTCCTCCGCTTGCCTCAACCTACCTACGGCTCCCGTCTTTTACCTTTTGCGTTGCGCGCGTGCACAATGTCAGATTCGCAGACCCAGGCAGATTTACCGCGCCCAGCAGATAAACTTACCGTCGACGTTCCCGCATATTCTGAAAGGTCTACGCGAAGGCGGCAATTCGCACGCAGCCGCACGATTCCTCCTGCGATGGACCGCCGCGTATTTCCGTGCTCTCGCGAACGGGCGAGAGTTGCCCCCGGCTAAGGTACATTCCTTTTTCCGCAAACACGCCGTTTCCGCGCCGGCCGGGCTCAGCTATCTCCTCTTCTGCTCGTATTACCTTTCCTCGGATCCATTATTCATCGTACAACACGCGCAATTTCGTGTTATGAGGAAAACTTAACTGCGCGAGGAAAAAAGGATTCACTATGAGGAACTTAGACTCTTGAGATATTTCAAAATTCGGCCCTGCGCCTCAAGGATTCGTTTCGAAAGTCGAGCCTTCCTCGAAGAAACGTCGATGGGACTGTATCGAATATTTAGCAcgaaagaagggaaagagatgataactttttaattgtgaCTCACCACTTATCTCTCGTTATTAATCCAACTTTTGCTCCTTTCTTTTCGATCTCGTCTCTCGTCttctcgtctcttttttttcccatcaCCCTCTTCCCATTTCTTAAGACTCGAACGGCGGAAAAAGTTAttagatatataatttttgaaatatttttatggcaaaaattaatgaaaattccACGCGTACCGATCGATCCGTTATATTACTTTAGCGCgaatattcattattatattattcgtaAAGCGGGTCAAAGTGAAGCGCGCGCTCTCATCTCCAGAGTTTGTCCATCCGCGTTCTTCCGGCGGATGTCTGTAATTATAAGTTTGCGCGATTCTAGTTATAGAATAACAACGTTAAAGAGAAGTTAAAGACGAGCCGCGCGATCTTTCTCTCAAACGTAATTgatcgataattaaaagttaatccGGCGGGGTGCCGAAATGCATTTAAGAATTGAACGATTACTTGTCATtagtcatattaatttttaatattttgaatatttttcccCGCGAGTTATTCCTgccgtaattatattaaccgCAGCATTATTATtctcattattaatatcattcaTTATTGCTCGTTATCAGCGAACTCGTAAACTCTCTTCACATAatgcaattatatataacgatcataattgttacataagttaacgaaattaattcggCGGTCAATCTAgtttttgcttctttttattttatttttattttatattttatttaatttcttttcatgGTGTTATTTTACATGgttgttaatttattcgcgcaattAATTTGTGTGCGAATTAAACATTTCGTGAAATTTCAAATTGTCCATATGTCATATTATATCGTTAATGAGAAGTTCGCCACAAATTATAATAGTTTCCATGGATTCTATCCTTGAATCACGAAAGCTTGCTTCGCTAAAGCTTTTTGATGTTGAATAATTCCTTGATTATCCCCATAGTTCGCAACGTGAATAGATGTACGCGGACGCATAATTGGTTTCAATTTCGTCGAATTATACTTCACCTTTATGACATCCGTGCATTTTACCGATTAATTTACAACGCGCGCGATCTAATTTGCGACTATCGTTCGCAACAACACGGTGAttgggggagggagggagccCTGCGTAATCGTTATCGTCGTCGCCAACTGGAATTTCTCATTTATTCGCGACGTATTGCGTTACGCGACAGACGATACCTGGCTTATAGAGCGATATTTCCGACGCGCACACGTCGCTTTCCGGAATAGAATGTGATGCGAACGAGGGAACGAGGCGGACGAGAAACGCCGAAGACAAATATCAGCGTAATTTGCGCTTCGGAGTGCCGAGAGAGGCGGCCGTTTGAATGGGAATTCCGCGCGACAGCCACGTCTCGTGACGGTGGAAACCTAACCGATTCCTAACGGGGCTTTGCGTTACGCGTGTATTATGTATACGTAGGCGCGACAGCAGGCATTATCGACTACCGAGCCAAGAGCCGATTGGTAACTGACCGTGTGCAACAATCTCAATGCGACCGCGGCATTATTGTCCCCGCAGGACAGATTGGAGCGTCGACCATCAATGCCCTCGGGCATCGCGCCCGGCTACCTCAAGATATCCTGCTCGATACGGCCACGTGAGCCAGGTCCAGCTGAAAGATCATCCGCAGGGCTGGCGGGCATTGGGCTCGCCCGTGACGATTCTCTATCAGCTTTTTACGGTCGCCGGTCTGTTGCATGATAAAGCGCGCTGCGACTTCCATCGATTCCTCCGCGGTCGCCTGCGGATTTATAGGAAATGTGAGTTGTAAGCGTCACTAGTGAAACGAAAATCCCTTTATcacgcgttcgtgttcttTCCGATATAGTATATCGAGCTCAGCAAACACTACGCGTTTTTTCTCTGGGACCCCGGGGTTGTTTTATCACGGGAGTATCTCGTTtccggaaatattttttttttcttttttttttacgaatccCTTAATACGTTGTCACGTTTCGCTTTGTATTTGTTGTAAAAAGCGGTATTTATTATGTAGAAAATATGTagtatttgcaaaatttttggTAAAgctgttattaattttggttTACTGTCGagttgaaaatatattaacttttatttaaacgcgagatatttaatataagacGAGAACAAAAACAGTATTATACGTTGTGTAcattgttgtaaaaaaaattacagttaaAACAAGCTAAAAATGTCACAGTGgttttaattgaataacaGCAACTGTCAGCTATTGAACTTTTAACGCAGTAATAATAGAAGTACCATTAACGGTATTGAACATTCTCGAATAAAACAATTCGGGCACTCGCGACTAACTAAAAGATGTAGCGCATACTGCGTGCACGTCGcgatcgatatttttttaattttttggcaAGAAATGTACGATAAATTTTTGGGGAAAACAAAATAACGATCAAACGTCagatagaaatatttgttcgGGTATTTTATTCCCAGCGTAGGGCGCGTGccaataaatgtaatattatacagCGTTACACACACTTTGCATTTTACAATTGTActgcaacaattaaaattacaattatgaAATGCTTATTCGCCGCGCCTTTACCGAGaggttaataatattaaattttatcgctcGCTCTGAAATCAACTCTTGCGAGAGTTTATTAGCCGCATTTCGATCACGGCTCGCAATCATTTACGCTCAGCCGCGTCCGCTTCGGAATCTTCTCGAGACGATGATATACGTGTGCGAGCTGCTGACGCGCGAGCCGGAAGGTGGCTCGGCCATGATACCCCTGAGGATTTTCCTGGATCTCTACGGATATCTGGCGGATCTCGATTGCAGCGGCGAGGCATCGCTGTCGCAAAGCCGAGCGGCGCACCGATTCCCCGCGCGACGCGACAACGTCCGGCACGATCGATTTGACAACGAGAGCGGCCCGCAGCTGCGAGTTCGCAGCGACGGAAAAGGTATCTTCTGCCCGACCCGCTCGCGGAACGCTTCTCTTCCCTTCCggttgaataaaatatccgGCCCGACGCGACTCCCGTTCCGTAACCGGGTAATTCCtccttctttattttatcgaatcgcgggggagaaaaaaaaatcgccccACCTCACCCCCTAATGAGATAGCTCTGGAATATCCTATTTCCCTTGTCCGATATTTCTaccagagagaaagagagagagagagagacagagagcgcGCAATCTCGGTGAGGAATAGATGTGAGGGCCAATTGGAGGAAAATCGGTTTCACAAGGCCGGAAAATTCGCGAGAAATAAACGCATCGTTCCTCCGTGAAATAGAAAATCGCTCTTTAGAATGGAAAAATTGTCGCGCGTAAACAACAGTGTCAAAGGCTtgcgtaatataataatctgaGATAATCTCGCGTAACGCGCAGTAGACCGATGTGGAGTAGTATTTTCTCAGGAATTAGCAGCTCGTGTCCACTTATCGTGGAAATAAACAAACTTCATACAGGATACGGGAACACGATTCTGAGCAGACatgacatttatttataattcacgCATTAGTGAACCTATTTGGGCGCGTATATCGCGCACTTTAACCGAGCGCCGCATTATAATTTTGTggatataattataacaaagtTATAACCGCGTCTTTCTCGGGAGGGAACAATGCGAACAGCTCGCGCATGTACGTCTGCATATTTTATAgcgatttaataattgctaGCCGTGCGTTTCTATTTAATCGCAATGCGCGCCGTAAAGGGAAACTTGCTGCCTTTTTAATTGTCGCGCCACTTCTGTTAATTACCATTGTAATTCGACGGCAGTTAAATAACTGATTAATTAAGGTATTTATGTGACACAAGGGTAATTCTCTATTTCGACGCATAAATACGAAATTGATGCGTGCGTGGTGGCAcattacgttaaaataaatagatagcAATGTACGCCGGAATCGTGATATGGAAGTTACGGTTGGGAAATTACAGGCATGTAATAACGCGGGGAGCGGCGTGatgagtaaaatttaataaattttcggaGCTGAAATTTCGCTCAATAAGCCTGCGTGCGCCGGCTCacgagggggagagggggagtAAAGCTGCTTTCGCTCGTAACAATATCTACTCCGGACTGCTAACTATCTTCTCATTACAAGTAACAGCGCTGCATATTTCATATACGCATTTGCGTTTCGGACTCGCTTTTACGGAGCGGGTGCAAAATTAAGCAGCCCGTACGAAGATTacggaaaatattaacaaactcCGCGCGCCAACTTGCCGCGGAAGTCACTTGGAAATTTCTGAATTTAATGCATCGCGATCTCGCGGACTTCTAGCGCGGGCGCCGCGATAGCGCGGAAAGATTATAATCCCCCAGCTGCGCGAAACACGcgcgttaaattaaatgccGAATATTAAACACATTGTCagattatatatgtatacgtaggATAGTAATCTCGTTAGCGGCGGGGCACTGTACTTACTCTCCTCGCAAATAGATTTCGCCGAAAGTCTTAAATTGAATTTGATAATCGGGCGGCGCAAAAGTGGGCCTTTTATTAGCTTCGTCAGAATCGCGTTAAGTCGAGGCGGAAGGATTTCTTTTCGGCTTGCAATTTTCGACTCTGTCGGGCGAATCGACTCGTATTCAATCAAGCGCGTATCTACAGACACTGACGAGGACGTTTGAGGGAAAGGCGCCTTCGCGAAAAGCGACCTTCGAAAAGCCTCGAGATCTTGAGGGATTACGAGGATGACCCGGAGCACTTTGACATCGACATAGCGCTGGCGAGACAGTCTGTCGCCAGCGATAAAACCGAAATTGAGATCGAATCGATTGATGGTCACGTTTTCCGAGGTAGGAGGGAGGGAACTTGCGATATACACCGTCTGGTATGCTAGAAAAACGCCGGAGTAACGATCAGTCACTTTAAATTTTGCGACCGGGCGATTACGTCGTAaaatatacagagtgtcctaCTGAATGTTCATCGATCTGTGAAAAGTAGATTTTTATCCCGGTGTATTCTTTGAGCGGGAATAAAAACgtaacgttttaatatttcgaaatgaAAGACTGTAAGGTACTCGGcaattcctttttctcttcatcttttttttttctctttcttttccttttttttttcctttttcttttttttttttttttttgtcgttcgaacgtttacttaataaatattcaaacgCGCGGCAAAATGTAGATATTAAGCGGCTTATTAAACTTCAATCGTTTGTGAACGGTTAAACATTTGTTTAGCCGACGGTCGAGGCAAAGTTTGGGCATTCCATCATCACCTCGATCATCGATCACGTCGAGCGTAATGGCGATGTTGACGGAGGCCTTCCGGAATGCAGCGTTGATGAGCGAAAGACAACCGATGATGCATTCGAGTTAAACTTGGGGTACGAGGACGGTGTCGCGGGGAGGGAGGGCAGGCGAAGGAGATCGGTCGCGGAACTACGAGCGCACGGATCGATCTTGAGAATTTGTCGGAGATCCGCCGGCGTTTCGGCGAATCCGAGAGCGAGCAGCCGGCCGGAGCCGCCGAAAGAATATTTCTCTCGTGGATGCGAGCGGAGGTTTGAGGCGGGCCGTCTGGAAACAATCTTCCGGGTATCTGGAATCGGTCCGCCAGTGTCACCCGAGCGTGTAACAGCTGTTGGATTGTGGCTGGCGGACTGCGCGCGTCGTCAGGAGGGTCTGGTCGGGCCGCGTAATATCCACCACTTTCTTTGCCCGAATCCCGACGATATTCCAGAGTGCGATTGCACGTAACTATCGTAAAGTGCACCCCTTCGTACTTTACACCACGGCGTGTTCTCGAGGCAATCGAGTCAAagtgatcttttttttcctcgtgaGATCTTCCTTATGCATCCTTATGTAAACTTTTACATCACGCGGGATCCGTAGagggggaaaataaaaagatctcCCAAAGTTGGGAAATGTTATTTTGTGCCGTCtcttagataaaattaaaagtttgatCGAGTAAGCGCGGGGCTAGTTGAATCGGCGTTAACTTGTAACGAAGATGAAATTTACGATTTATATATGCAAACTATGCTTCGAACGATTCTACGTTTTATTCTATTACGCGACAATCGATGTTACATTGTAAATTGTCTTTGATTTATAGTCGCGCACGGTTTGCGATTGAAACGTCATAATATAACATGATATAATGTATTCTGCCGAATAGCATTTATCTtggcgaaaattattatcgcaatGGCGAGAAATAAAGCCGCGCGCGGTGGCGCAATTTGAAGAAAACACGCGCGCTTAAATTATGAATTAGCCGTTCGCAATTTTTCTGTCCATTTACGTCAACTATCTCGTAACACACGGCAGGGgcattaatagaaaataagtAGCAGAAGAAAAGTAATAAGTTTCCCGGGACGGAAGTACACCTTGCAAAATTAATCACCGCCCCAAGAGTGGCGGAGAGGGCGGCCGGAGGGAGGTGCTCTTTGAGAGCACGTGTCCGTTACTCTCTCACTATAACCTGGTCCAACGTGCGTTTTCTCAATTTGCCGTATCGACTGCCGTAACGGGGCAACAACAACTCGGCGATCGATTATCGGTCGAGTTATTATTGGTATCACGGTTGCACAATATTGACGTATGCCGGTCAGCTCCAGGGTTCATAACCCACTCACTCTACTCGCACCCGTGAGAGCCTAGGGTCCCGCGGGATTTACTTTGACATCAAGCGATCGCGCTACGGAAGCAAACACTGTACACGACGAGCCATACGGCAATTGAGCGTGCCGCATTCATTTTTATGGGACGGCGCAAATAGAAACTGCGGATACCCCCTCGTCACTCTGGCCgcgcgagaagaaagaaataaaaaataaaaaaaatccgatCGAGAGGAGAAGGGGAGGGTAGGGATTTGAACGGAAGCCCGGCCGAGTTTTCGTTTGTTTTCGAAATGAGAGTATCCCCCCGGTCCATTTGAATCCGCGCTCTCGAAATCGCATTCCTCTCTGGAGAAGTTTACCCATAGAAGTGTTATTTCGAGAACTTTTATCACTGCGTGCAACTTTTTATTTGGTGCGTCATGtggggagaaagggagaaaaaaaaaatgtattcccACCCGTCGCGAAAATAAACTCTTGTTTGTTTCCCTGTGAAACGCGATTCCCGTCAAAATTCGTACGCGGTTATTTGCCGGTTAATTTCGTTAgcggcgaaaataaattccgGATTAATACCTATcacttaattaaatcgttcggcaatttttttttcttttttttttattccaatatCGCTCACACTTGATTACTAAAAGAAATAACGTATAATAGTAATTAAGTCCTGCTTGGTTTCCTGTACCTGCGTCAAATAAACAATTGCGGTGAAATAATCAAGGTAATAATGTTCATAAGCATTTTTATTCGGCACGAAGACACAACCGTGCGCCTTTTTCTCACCGAGCTCGATTGCGACTTTATTTCCATTTCTCGTTAAAATTAGATTATCGCGCATGCTTTTGTCGGTATAATTTTGAACGTGTCCGGGAAGGCTCTTTGATAATTCTCCCTTTAGAATCCGGCTTTGTTATCTCGAAGCAGATTAATACCGTCGCAGGGAATGCAAATGTATATCGCGCGTCGCAATGCTCACCTTTTTCGTACGCCGAGCGTAACTCGAGCGATTAGATGGCTTAAAAACGAAATGGAGCGCAGGGACAAAGATTCTCGTTACGCGCTGTATAAAAGGGACTCTTCCTCTTTCACCTTCGTTAGAACGGCAGTAGGATTCCGCAGCGATGACTCCGACCATTGTGTTGCTTTCCGTGCTTTTATTGGCGTCCCGAAATATCCGCGGATGGCATATCTCGTTTCCGAACAACACCGGGATCGGCAGCAATGAACTTCGCGATACCACGTACGAGTCGGCCCTTATATTTCCAGGTGGGACTCACTTTAGTGacatatttttgttaatacaatcataatattaacatctacgtgtataaaatatactgCGGCTATATAGAAACTATATTGACTCTGTTTTTCGATTTGTTACAAAATTGAACTGGACTTTTAcgaagttttattttaatttctttttttttttttttttggcggagaatgtagattaaattttactgGTAACGAAGTGctctttacattttaacaCTTTATTTAGTCTCTTGCAAACGATACGTAAagcttaatatttattttcaaaagtaTTGCAAAAAGAGACATAAGTTTTGTATAGTAGTAGAACAAAAGAACGagcagtttttaattattatcatcaaATTGCTATTTTTTGACGTTGGGACGTTCGCTAACGTGGaggaagtttttttttcctttttttttaaaaaaaaacttactcgttattttatttgaatttttatcagGAACGAAATGGTGCGGCAGTGGTAATGTAGCGGACGGTCCGGATGATTTGGGAATATTCGCGATGACCGACGCATGTTGTCGCGAACACGACAATTGTAAAGATGTCATTGAACCGATGGAGACCAAACACGGTCTCGTGAATTCTGCTTTTTACACGAGGTGAATATTTAGAATAACGACCTCTATGTCAGGGCCTATTTCGATTAAACGATGAATTGAAACCGGGATAATCTTTCGCGTTTTGCGCTGATGGTTTTTAACGTCTTTGAAAAGTGTGTCAGAAAGCTCCGGCCTGAAAAGGTTAAAGTTTATCGATcctcgatatttttatatctttaacaTCTATATTTGGcacgtgaatatttttatgtcgTGCGTGTCtgctgttatttttataaaaatgtgttatTCTTCTTAAAGATCCTTGATATGATTCGCAAgtacggcaaaaaaaaaaaaaaaaaaaaaaaaaaaagaaaccagaaaaaaaatatattcgtgcACGTCAGGCTGATAACCaacgcgcgagaaaatatacataattttttttttagcacaCATGCAATCTATTATAGTTATTTTGTACATGTAGCACATGAATGTACGTTACGAATATCGGTAACCAGTACGCATAGTTGCGCACCGAATGCAATATCGATAAACGAAGTTTTGTGTTATTGAATATCGGAGGAAGTGCTGGAaaaatgcaa contains:
- the LOC139109490 gene encoding uncharacterized protein, which encodes MIYVCELLTREPEGGSAMIPLRIFLDLYGYLADLDCSGEASLSQSRAAHRFPARRDNVRHDRFDNESGPQLRVRSDGKGRLRERRLREKRPSKSLEILRDYEDDPEHFDIDIALARQSVASDKTEIEIESIDGHVFRGRREGTCDIHRLPTVEAKFGHSIITSIIDHVERNGDVDGGLPECSVDERKTTDDAFELNLGYEDGVAGREGRRRRSVAELRAHGSILRICRRSAGVSANPRASSRPEPPKEYFSRGCERRFEAGRLETIFRVSGIGPPVSPERVTAVGLWLADCARRQEGLVGPRNIHHFLCPNPDDIPECDCT